Proteins from a genomic interval of Methanoplanus endosymbiosus:
- a CDS encoding radical SAM protein, with protein MQVLSKACRQCREGAKMVLFVTGMCSKKCWYCPISDERRGKDRAYANDRVIIRPEDMIEEARIMSALGTGVTGGEALLEMDRVMSFCRLLKREFGEEHHIHLYTGTAPDEECLKNLKGLVDEIRMHPPHEVWKEILSTDYIKSAKKAKEMGFEVTIEVPSLPGLKYLIPALPYLDYMNINELEWSETNAEEMRIRGYSLEDNYHNAVPGAKAWAEEILKDPKVHWCSSTFKDSVQLRERLKRIANNTARPFEEITDDGTVVYGVWYPECDIPEDLEEDQYEKYDDRIETSWWILADFPDDFPGRKEIIERYPNNGMVVEVTPL; from the coding sequence ATGCAGGTGCTCAGTAAGGCCTGCCGGCAATGCCGTGAAGGTGCAAAGATGGTGCTCTTTGTAACCGGAATGTGCAGTAAGAAATGCTGGTACTGCCCGATATCAGATGAGAGAAGAGGCAAAGACCGTGCCTATGCAAATGACAGGGTAATAATCCGGCCGGAAGATATGATCGAAGAGGCACGGATTATGTCAGCGCTCGGCACAGGGGTTACAGGAGGAGAGGCACTATTAGAGATGGACAGAGTCATGTCATTCTGCCGCCTCCTAAAACGTGAATTTGGTGAAGAACACCACATACACCTCTATACCGGAACTGCGCCCGATGAAGAGTGCTTAAAAAACCTTAAGGGACTTGTTGACGAGATAAGGATGCACCCGCCGCATGAAGTGTGGAAGGAGATTCTGAGTACTGACTATATCAAATCAGCAAAGAAAGCAAAAGAGATGGGTTTTGAGGTAACCATTGAGGTACCGTCACTTCCGGGACTAAAATATCTCATACCCGCTCTGCCTTATCTTGACTATATGAACATCAATGAGCTGGAATGGTCTGAGACCAATGCTGAAGAGATGAGAATACGTGGGTACAGCCTTGAGGATAACTACCACAATGCAGTACCAGGAGCAAAGGCATGGGCAGAGGAGATTTTAAAAGATCCTAAGGTTCACTGGTGCTCATCAACCTTCAAAGACTCAGTCCAGCTAAGAGAGCGCCTCAAAAGAATAGCAAATAATACAGCAAGACCCTTTGAGGAGATAACAGATGACGGAACAGTCGTGTACGGAGTATGGTATCCGGAATGTGACATACCGGAAGATCTCGAAGAAGACCAGTATGAAAAGTATGATGACAGGATAGAGACCTCATGGTGGATCTTAGCTGATTTTCCGGATGACTTCCCCGGCAGAAAAGAGATCATCGAGAGATACCCGAACAACGGAATGGTTGTAGAGGTTACACCTTTATGA
- a CDS encoding undecaprenyl diphosphate synthase family protein, which yields MLTGRDLTDAPEKIQEVAGWCIKCGIKNVIFHINTDNLDDPDNYLPFLREISSFAKLTLTYGDKTEVSGNGVEVYIVIGMSGRDEIVRCVRKMAEDGINPDDVDEKMIESYLTFNYEPDLVIKTGGSYLTDFLIWQSVYSELFFSDVNWKQFRKTEFLRALRDYQTRKRRYGR from the coding sequence ATGCTTACCGGCCGTGATTTGACGGATGCCCCGGAGAAAATTCAGGAAGTTGCCGGATGGTGCATTAAATGCGGCATCAAAAATGTTATTTTCCATATAAATACGGATAATCTGGATGATCCTGATAATTATCTCCCGTTTCTTCGTGAAATATCTTCTTTTGCAAAACTTACTCTCACTTACGGTGATAAAACCGAAGTATCCGGAAACGGAGTGGAAGTATATATTGTTATAGGAATGAGCGGACGCGATGAGATTGTAAGGTGTGTCAGGAAGATGGCAGAGGATGGAATAAATCCGGATGATGTCGATGAAAAGATGATTGAGTCATATCTGACTTTCAATTACGAGCCGGATCTTGTCATTAAAACCGGTGGAAGTTACCTGACTGACTTTCTTATATGGCAGTCTGTGTACTCGGAACTTTTCTTCTCAGATGTAAACTGGAAGCAGTTTAGAAAAACAGAATTCCTTCGTGCCTTAAGGGATTATCAGACCCGTAAAAGGCGTTATGGCAGGTAG
- the uppS gene encoding polyprenyl diphosphate synthase, which translates to MKRAKAYFESLYEKYLLRQCRHVPKHIAIIQDGNRRFARESGIEVALGHRLGAEKTEAVMDWAHDIGVTDMTLYCFSTENFRRTKDELGELFTLFTEKAIGIVSDERVHKNKIKFQMVGDRTLLPEDFLRKIERVEELTKDYDHFTINLAIAYGGRNEIVLAAKSILQEAHNGELSPEEIDIKTIEAHLYREQNIPPVDLIIRTGNDKRTSNFLPWLANGNESAVYFCAPYWPMFRKIDLLRGIRMYDQRIKNDSTYLP; encoded by the coding sequence ATGAAGAGAGCAAAAGCATATTTTGAATCGCTCTATGAGAAATACCTGCTGAGGCAGTGCAGGCATGTCCCAAAACATATAGCCATAATACAGGATGGCAACCGGAGATTTGCCAGAGAGTCCGGCATTGAGGTTGCACTGGGGCACAGGCTTGGTGCTGAGAAGACCGAAGCTGTCATGGACTGGGCACACGACATCGGTGTTACAGATATGACACTGTACTGTTTTTCAACGGAAAATTTCAGAAGAACCAAAGATGAACTTGGGGAACTATTTACCCTGTTTACCGAAAAAGCGATTGGCATTGTCTCTGACGAGAGAGTGCATAAGAATAAGATAAAATTCCAGATGGTCGGTGACAGAACCCTTCTTCCAGAGGATTTCCTCAGGAAGATTGAGAGAGTTGAGGAACTTACAAAGGACTATGACCATTTTACAATAAACCTTGCCATTGCATACGGCGGAAGAAATGAGATTGTCCTTGCAGCAAAGTCAATCCTTCAGGAAGCTCATAATGGAGAACTATCACCGGAAGAGATCGACATCAAAACAATCGAGGCTCACCTCTACAGGGAACAGAATATCCCGCCCGTAGATCTGATTATAAGAACAGGCAATGATAAAAGAACCTCTAATTTCCTGCCGTGGCTTGCAAACGGCAACGAATCAGCAGTATATTTCTGTGCGCCATACTGGCCGATGTTTCGAAAGATAGATCTCTTAAGGGGAATTCGGATGTATGACCAGAGAATTAAAAACGATTCTACCTACCTGCCATAA